A single genomic interval of Syngnathoides biaculeatus isolate LvHL_M chromosome 1, ASM1980259v1, whole genome shotgun sequence harbors:
- the LOC133504111 gene encoding CMP-N-acetylneuraminate-beta-galactosamide-alpha-2,3-sialyltransferase 1-like: protein MISNYKFLKINVQNGNTPRKGCKSRTRNMPHENLDDSSYFVQIPTADHKMFPLKTKLFVLLLAIGQRVNRSVDLFLSAKCKLSKHAFDWWKQLQPEKRDYIYYQKTVDNLAKVFPSVSNGVEPCLDHCRTCAVVGNSVNLKGSLYGSVIDANDVVFRMNRSPTKGYEKDVGTKTTHRIMYPESAVDLDNATRFILLPFKIMDLEWLQQAFTTGFFGKSYAPVKSTIRANEDLVMVVSPVFMMYVHHVWLESERGYPSTGFMALILALHICDEVRVFGFGGDKHGSWTHYWEKPKDKNFKTGLHPGNLEYYILEQLAKEQALQLFNGSRS, encoded by the exons ATGATCTCCAATTACAAGTTCCTCAAAATAAACGTGCAGAACGGCAACACGCCTCGCAAGGGATGTAAGTCAAGGACCCGAAACATGCCGCACGAGAATCTTGATGATAG TTCTTACTTCGTACAGATTCCAACAGCAGACCACAAGATGTTTCCCCTGAAAACGAAACTATTTGTCCTGCTACTTGCCATTGGG CAACGCGTCAACAGAAGCGTCGATCTGTTTTTGTCTGCCAAATGTAAACTCTCAAAGCATGCTTTTGACTGGTGGAAG CAATTACAGCCTGAAAAGCGGGACTACATTTATTACCAAAAAACAGTGGACAACCTGGCCAAGGTCTTTCCGTCTGTCTCAAATGGTGTAGAGCCCTGTCTGGACCACTGCAGGACCTGCGCAGTGGTGGGAAATTCAGTGAATTTGAAGGGCTCACTTTATGGATCTGTAATAGATGCCAATGATGTGGTTTTCAG AATGAACAGAAGTCCCACTAAAGGCTATGAAAAAGACGTGGGGACCAAAACGACGCATCGCATCATGTATCCAGAAAGCGCCGTAGACTTGGACAACGCCACTCGCTTTATACTCTTACCCTTCAAGATTATGGACTTGGAGTGGCTTCAGCAAGCCTTCACCACAGGATTCTTCGGAAA GTCATATGCCCCAGTAAAGTCCACCATCAGAGCGAACGAAGACTTG GTGATGGTGGTCAGTCCAGTTTTCATGATGTATGTTCATCACGTGTGGTTGGAGAGTGAACGCGGATATCCTTCTACGGGCTTCATGGCGTTGATTCTGGCCCTGCACATTTGTGATGAG GTACGGGTTTTTGGTTTTGGAGGGGACAAGCATGGCAGCTGGACGCACTACTGGGAAAAACCCAAAGACAAAAACTTTAAAACCGGACTTCATCCCGGAAACCTCGAATACTATATTCTGGAGCAACTAGCTAAAGAGCAAGCGCTTCAACTTTTTAATGGCTCGAGATCATAA